A single window of Polaribacter sp. SA4-10 DNA harbors:
- a CDS encoding Gfo/Idh/MocA family protein codes for MSSKIRLGILGGGGDSLIGVLHRIASAMHDKYQIVGGVFNPNWEDNIGFANKIGLPTNRIYKDFDTLIEEEIKLPESERMQVVSILTPNFLHFSMAKKLLENGFNVICEKPMTTTFAEAEILNETLKKAKTVFAVTYTYTGYPMIRQMREMIKNGELGNIQKVDAQYYQGWINPLIHDKEKRSSTWRLNPEKSGISCCIGDIGTHAFDMLEFVSGVKIESVLADLNYLYSDNKMDIDGTVLLRCSNNVKGVICTSQIATGEENSFIVKVYGDKAGLKWEQENPNYLYLMEDGKPLQVLKPGHTYNSDLSLDGTKLPPGHPEGIFDSMGNIYKGVAKAINKESYNSGEFPTMIDGVRGMSFIEKAVESHQNGNVWVNIDKID; via the coding sequence ATGAGCTCTAAAATTAGATTAGGAATATTAGGCGGAGGTGGCGATTCATTAATTGGTGTTTTACATCGTATAGCATCTGCTATGCATGATAAATATCAAATAGTTGGTGGTGTTTTCAATCCAAATTGGGAAGACAATATTGGTTTTGCTAACAAAATAGGATTGCCAACAAATAGAATATATAAAGATTTTGATACACTTATTGAAGAAGAAATAAAACTTCCAGAAAGTGAAAGAATGCAAGTGGTATCTATATTAACTCCAAATTTTTTGCACTTTTCTATGGCAAAGAAGCTTTTAGAAAATGGGTTTAATGTTATTTGTGAAAAACCAATGACAACTACTTTTGCTGAAGCAGAAATATTAAATGAAACACTTAAAAAAGCAAAAACTGTTTTTGCCGTAACATATACATACACTGGTTACCCTATGATTCGTCAAATGCGCGAAATGATAAAAAACGGGGAGCTAGGAAACATTCAAAAAGTAGATGCACAGTATTATCAAGGATGGATAAACCCTCTTATTCATGATAAAGAAAAGCGTTCTTCAACTTGGCGTTTAAACCCAGAGAAATCTGGAATTAGTTGTTGTATTGGAGATATCGGAACACACGCTTTTGATATGTTAGAATTTGTTTCTGGCGTAAAAATAGAATCTGTTTTAGCAGATTTAAATTACTTGTATTCTGATAATAAAATGGATATTGACGGAACCGTTTTACTTCGTTGTAGTAATAATGTAAAAGGTGTTATTTGTACCAGTCAGATTGCTACAGGTGAAGAAAATAGCTTTATTGTTAAAGTATATGGTGATAAAGCGGGATTAAAATGGGAACAAGAAAACCCCAACTACTTGTACTTAATGGAAGATGGGAAACCTCTTCAAGTACTAAAACCAGGTCATACATATAATAGTGATTTATCTTTAGATGGAACAAAATTACCACCTGGACACCCAGAAGGTATTTTCGATTCTATGGGTAATATCTACAAAGGTGTTGCAAAAGCAATAAACAAAGAATCGTACAATTCAGGCGAGTTTCCAACAATGATTGATGGAGTTCGTGGTATGAGTTTTATAGAAAAAGCAGTAGAATCTCATCAAAATGGAAACGTTTGGGTTAATATAGATAAGATAGATTAA
- a CDS encoding sugar phosphate isomerase/epimerase, with protein sequence MKTIKGPGIFLAQFMDDKAPFNSLDGLCKWASDLGYIGVQIPTLDKSIIDLDIAAESQTYCDEFKGRINSYGLEITELSTHIQGQLVAVHPAHDIMFDVFVPKELKGKYKERTAWAIDQMHKAGKTSRRLGLKAHATFSGSLLWPMMHPWPQQPKGLVETGFKELADRWKPILNTFEENGVAVCYEAHPVEDIHDGDTFERFLEATGNHKAVNLLYDPSHFVLQQLDYIKYIDHYHEFIKAFHVKDSEFNSSGKKGTFGGYNDWKNRAGRYRSPGDGQIDFKKVFSKLTEYNCDVWAVLEWECVIKSPEQGAREGAGFIKDHIIEATNKRFDDFAGTETTDETYLKNILGL encoded by the coding sequence ATGAAGACAATTAAAGGACCAGGTATATTTTTAGCTCAATTTATGGACGATAAAGCGCCATTTAATTCATTAGATGGATTGTGTAAATGGGCGTCAGACTTAGGCTATATAGGTGTGCAAATTCCTACGTTAGATAAATCAATTATCGATTTAGATATTGCTGCAGAGAGCCAGACGTATTGCGATGAATTTAAAGGAAGAATAAATAGCTACGGATTAGAAATAACAGAACTATCAACACATATACAAGGCCAGTTAGTTGCTGTACATCCAGCACACGATATAATGTTTGATGTTTTTGTACCAAAAGAATTAAAAGGAAAGTACAAAGAAAGAACAGCTTGGGCTATAGATCAAATGCACAAAGCAGGAAAAACAAGTAGACGCTTAGGTTTAAAAGCCCATGCTACATTTTCTGGTTCATTACTTTGGCCTATGATGCACCCTTGGCCACAGCAACCAAAAGGATTAGTAGAAACAGGTTTTAAAGAACTTGCTGACAGATGGAAACCTATTTTAAATACTTTTGAAGAGAATGGAGTAGCAGTTTGTTACGAAGCTCATCCTGTAGAAGATATTCATGACGGTGACACCTTCGAACGTTTTTTGGAAGCTACTGGAAATCATAAAGCGGTTAACCTTCTTTATGATCCATCACATTTTGTATTACAACAATTAGATTATATAAAATACATAGATCATTATCATGAGTTTATAAAGGCGTTTCATGTAAAAGATTCCGAATTTAATTCCTCTGGAAAAAAAGGAACTTTTGGCGGTTATAACGATTGGAAAAATAGAGCAGGACGTTATCGTTCTCCAGGTGATGGACAAATAGACTTCAAAAAAGTGTTTTCTAAATTAACTGAATACAATTGTGATGTTTGGGCAGTTTTAGAATGGGAATGCGTTATTAAAAGTCCAGAACAAGGCGCTCGTGAAGGCGCTGGATTTATAAAGGACCATATTATTGAGGCAACAAACAAACGCTTTGATGATTTTGCAGGAACAGAAACAACAGATGAAACATATTTAAAAAATATTTTAGGACTATAA
- a CDS encoding nucleoside permease: MKNSTKYQLSFMMFLEFFIWGGWFVTMGSFLGSNLGASGAETGMAYSTQSWGAIIAPFIIGMIADRYFNAEKILGVLHLIGALLMYMMSQATEFSAFYPYVLGYMITYMPTLALVNSVSFNQMSDPAKQFPIVRVWGTIGWILAGLAISFLFKWDSEANIANGMLSNTFIMVAIASVVLGIFSFFLPKTPPTANRNEKASISDILGLDALKLLKDRNFLVFFLSSFLICIPLAFYYQNISLFLTEYKVDNSTAWASLGQISEVAFMLLLPFFFKKYGFKNTVLFGMLAWIIRYVLFAYGNNGDLFFMLITGIALHGICYDFFFVSGQIYTDSKAGEKVKSAAQGLITLATYGVGMLVGFWVAGKIVDANLIEGGLHNWESIWIFPALFAVGVLILFAVLFKNEKIEYKS; encoded by the coding sequence ATGAAAAATTCTACAAAATACCAATTGTCATTCATGATGTTTCTTGAGTTCTTTATTTGGGGCGGATGGTTTGTAACAATGGGAAGTTTTTTAGGAAGTAATTTAGGTGCTTCTGGTGCTGAAACCGGAATGGCATATTCAACTCAATCTTGGGGAGCTATTATTGCTCCTTTTATTATTGGAATGATCGCAGACCGTTATTTTAATGCAGAAAAAATTCTTGGTGTTTTACATCTTATTGGAGCACTATTAATGTATATGATGTCTCAAGCAACAGAATTTAGCGCTTTCTACCCATATGTTTTAGGATATATGATTACTTATATGCCAACATTGGCATTAGTTAATTCTGTTTCTTTTAATCAAATGAGTGATCCCGCTAAACAGTTTCCTATCGTTAGAGTTTGGGGAACAATAGGTTGGATATTGGCTGGTTTAGCAATTAGCTTCCTTTTTAAATGGGATTCTGAAGCAAATATTGCAAACGGAATGTTGTCTAATACTTTTATAATGGTGGCAATTGCTTCTGTTGTATTAGGTATCTTTAGTTTCTTTTTACCAAAAACACCACCCACAGCAAATAGAAATGAAAAAGCTTCAATTTCTGATATATTAGGGCTTGATGCTTTGAAATTATTAAAAGACAGAAACTTTTTAGTCTTCTTTCTGTCTTCATTTTTAATCTGTATTCCATTAGCGTTTTATTATCAAAATATAAGTTTGTTTTTAACAGAATATAAAGTTGATAATTCTACCGCATGGGCCTCTTTAGGACAAATATCTGAAGTGGCATTTATGTTATTATTGCCATTTTTCTTCAAAAAATATGGATTTAAAAACACCGTATTATTTGGAATGTTAGCGTGGATAATTCGTTATGTATTATTTGCATATGGAAATAATGGCGATTTATTCTTTATGTTAATAACAGGTATTGCTTTACATGGTATTTGTTATGATTTCTTCTTTGTTTCTGGACAAATCTATACAGACTCTAAAGCTGGTGAAAAAGTAAAAAGTGCAGCACAAGGTCTAATTACATTAGCAACTTATGGAGTTGGTATGCTCGTTGGGTTTTGGGTAGCCGGTAAAATTGTAGATGCTAATTTAATTGAAGGTGGATTGCATAACTGGGAATCAATATGGATTTTTCCAGCATTATTTGCAGTAGGGGTATTAATACTATTCGCTGTACTGTTTAAAAATGAAAAAATCGAATACAAATCTTAA
- a CDS encoding DUF1080 domain-containing protein — protein sequence MKKIILLFCLSFVFVGCNQTTNKKSITEETTTNKVVKEPTKPEETEIWEPKPKVIHVDYKTGIPSDAIVLFDGTDFNEWISSKDSTAVKWLLNKDNSMTVKDKEGDIQTKRNFGSVQLHIEWKSNSEVRANGQNRSNSGVFLQNRYEVQILDNNNNDTYVNGQVGAIYKQSIPLVKAASKTGEWNRYDIIYHQPIFDTKGKVSKKATITLLHNGILVQDHFKIKGTTEYIGWPKNNAHGKQPIKLQDHQDKSGVSYKNIWVRELK from the coding sequence ATGAAAAAAATAATACTATTATTTTGTTTGAGCTTCGTTTTCGTAGGCTGTAATCAAACTACAAATAAAAAATCAATAACAGAGGAAACTACAACAAATAAAGTTGTAAAAGAACCTACAAAACCAGAAGAAACAGAAATTTGGGAACCGAAACCTAAAGTAATTCATGTTGATTATAAAACTGGAATTCCTTCAGATGCAATTGTGCTTTTTGATGGAACAGATTTTAATGAGTGGATTTCATCAAAAGATTCTACAGCTGTAAAATGGCTTTTAAATAAAGACAATAGCATGACTGTAAAAGATAAAGAAGGAGATATTCAAACAAAAAGAAATTTTGGATCAGTACAACTACATATAGAATGGAAATCTAATTCAGAAGTTAGGGCAAATGGTCAGAACAGAAGTAATAGTGGCGTTTTTCTTCAAAACAGATATGAAGTACAAATTTTAGACAATAATAACAATGATACTTATGTAAATGGACAAGTAGGAGCTATATATAAACAATCAATTCCATTAGTAAAAGCAGCTTCTAAAACGGGAGAATGGAATCGTTATGACATTATATATCATCAACCAATATTTGACACTAAAGGAAAGGTTTCAAAAAAAGCAACAATTACACTGCTACATAATGGTATATTAGTACAAGATCATTTTAAAATAAAAGGAACAACAGAATATATAGGTTGGCCAAAAAACAATGCTCATGGCAAGCAACCTATAAAACTACAAGACCACCAAGATAAAAGCGGGGTTAGCTATAAAAATATATGGGTAAGAGAATTGAAATAG